The nucleotide sequence NNNNNNNNNNNNNNNNNNNNNNNNNNNNNNNNNNNNNNNNNNNNNNNNNNNNNNNNNNNNNNNNNNNNNNNNNNNNNNNNNNNNNNNNNNNNNNNNNNNNNNNNNNNNNNNNNNNNNNNNNNNNNNNNNNNNNNNNNNNNNNNNNNNNNNNNNNNNNNNNNNNNNNNNNNNNNNNNNNNNNNNNNNNNNNNNNNNNNNNNNNNNNNNNNNNNNNNNNNNNNNNNNNNNNNNNNNNNNNNNNNNNNNNNNNNNNNNNNNNNNNNNNNNNNNNNNNNNNNNNNNNNNNNNNNNNNNNNNNNNNNNNNNNNNNNNNNNNNNNNNNNNNNNNNNNNNNNNNNNNNNNNNNNNNNNNNNNNNNNNNNNNNNNNNNNNNNNNNNNNNNNNNNNNNNNNNNNNNNNNNNNNNNNNNNNNNNNNNNNNNNNNNNNNNNNNNNNNNNNNNNNNNNNNNNNNNNNNNNNNNNNNNNNNNNNNNNNNNNNNNNNNNNNNNNNNNNNNNNNNNNNNNNNNNNNNNNNNNNNNNNNNNNNNNNNNNNNNNNNNNNNNNNNNNNNNNNNNNNNNNNNNNNNNNNNNNNNNNNNNNNNNNNNNNNNNNNNNNNNNNNNNNNNNNNNNNNNNNNNNNNNNNNNNNNNNNNNNNNNNNNNNNNNNNNNNNNNNNNNNNNNNNNNNNNNNNATTTCAGAATTCTCTTTTAGGGCTTGCTGACGATTTTCATCAGCTCCTTGTTTATAATAAAATGAGTAAATTTCAGAATTCTCTTTTAGGGCTTGCTGACGATTGTCTTCAACCATTTTTCTAGCATCTGTTTCATAAGCAACCTGCCATATGAGGTGAGCAACATATATAATTACTCTTAATCAGAGTTAAGCAATAAGTAGTACTAATATTAAACAAAATACTACTCCTCGCTAGAATCAATTTACATTGttgagaaaaatatgaaaattaaattaccACAAGAATTAGGAGATTCAGGAAGAAAACACAAGAAATAAGCTTAAGATCCATTGTATTTATGTTGAGTTCTTAATAAATTTTACTGAAGtaagagatatatatatatatagtagagaTGTAACTGAACCccacccccctccccccacctccccaaaaaaaagaagaaaaagtcaaGAATGAAAATAATTTGGTATAAATTGATTTTGCGCTTGCATCACAGttatcatatcatatttattctatAAAGTGGGAAGCCCTCAATTTAAAAGTTTGGATTACGAAAATAACCATATAAAGTTAGACAACGTTGTTGCCCTATTAAACACATATTGCAGTACAATGTTCCTCTGCTATATATTAAGTGAATTGTTCTGATACAACACACctcttaagaaaaatattttaagtataAAATTAAAGGTTTTTTTTTCCAATATTAACCTTTTAATTATTCCAAAAGTATTCTTGTAGAAAATGAAAAGTAGTTAAGAACCTCATTAAAAGGAAGGGTGAATATAGAAAAAAGTCTCCACAATTgtcttgaattttaaaaaatccacttattttgtaatatcaaaaaagaaaatctcaacaatTGAGAAGATGCGAAGATGACCTTTCAAGGATTATGTTCTCAATCGGACAGTattaagcaaaccacaagcaaaagaaaaataagaacacacagatttacgtgaaaattcTTGCTGGAAAAACtacgggcagaggcagaggaattcactataatggagagagtaCAATTTTGGAGACGTAGTCATCCAAAAtgacccactaaatgcacttatataatacatgCGTACAAATaatcctaggcccaaaaacatacgGGTCCATATACCGTGGGGGTGAAGCCGCCGCACCCCCAACGGGATCAGTAATGGGCTCCGGGATCAGGCCCCTACACTACCACACATGGGTCAAACCGCGAAATTTTCAAGgtcggatcaacaaaattcgggtcacaactctaacaaatTGAATTATGAGGTTAGAAAGAGAAACTTTGTACAGATTTTTTGTCATGGTCATATGATATTGGTTCTTTCCAACTTacaataaagaagatttaaaacgGATAGCTACTATTTGCGTAGAGATGATAAATGAAGCGGAATGGGGCAAAGCATGTAGGGTGAGGTCTAACAATCCcacaaacatattttaatttctcaatcTTGCATTATTTGTTTCAATTCACTTTGTTTCGCTCACCTATCTTAAGTTtccttttactttattatttttttttttttttctacacaGCTTTTTTTTGTTGAGAATTTTGATTATGCCCATATCATGGTATGGTAAACGTGTGAGAAGATGACCTTTTAAGGATTGGAATATGAGGTAAGAACCAAGTTGCACAGACTCTTTACTTTCCATGTCACACCCATGtcacatttttaaaaaatacacggcctttatgaaagaaaatttaagaCGAATAGCTACTATTTGCATATAGATGATAAATGAAGAAGAATGTGGCACATCATGGAACGTGAGGTTTtacaatcccaaaaatataatttaacttgTAAGTCTTGCTTTTTTTGTTCTAATTGACTTCGTATCGCCCATCTCGACAGTTTCccttttatttattctcttttcttttttgcacTTTTGACTTTTGTGTTGAGAATATTGATTATGAACGCATCATCGTGTAGTAAACATATGAGTAGATGACGTTTGAAGTATTGAATTGTGAGGTTAGAAAGAACAATTTGAAACAGATTTTTGGTATGCTGGTCGTGTAATATTGGTTCTTTTTAACTTACTTTGAAGAAGATTTAAGACGGATAGCTACTTTGTGTAGAGATGATAAATGAAGTGGAATGGGGTAAGGCATGGAGTATGAGGTCTTACAATCCCACACGTATAATTTATCTAGTCAGTCTTGCTTTCTTTGTTCAATTTATTTCGCGATGCCGATTTCGACTAAATTTCCCttctattttgtcttttttttttgtgcaaTTGTAATGGCAATCTTTTAATAGTACACCACATCTAACGGGACTTGATAAACACCTCTTTCGCCAAAAAATTAGTGTAAACCAGTAATTTATTTAAAGTATATATCATATATGTTGAAtccttttatcttctttttgtgAGTTACGTCTTTATATTTAGTACTCTTAGTGACATTCTGGCTCTATCAATAATGGAAGTCACAACtaactcaaaaaataatatatattaataatctTACTTATttagataataatttttttttaatgccAAATCATGGTACACACATGAAACATATGTGTTCAAACATTAGTAGTGTAGATAAATATAACGGGAATCCATCTGTGGGTATAATCCAAGTAAATTCGGCTTGTAATAGTTCATAAATAACACTAGAGATGTAAATTGCACTGAAAAAATCTCATACAACGAGATTGATTGAGAATACATGCACGTGATAATAAACCCAGGATTCCCCATTTGGGAGATCCCCTTCTCAACAAACTTGACCACCACTAAAGTAGCGTCAATCTCTCCATTACTATAACAAGTTAAGATAATCTGGGAATTCAACGAGAAGTAAATTTTTACCACCCCGTAGTATTCACGATTGGTACCACACTTATTAGCATGCTTAAAGAGCTAATAacctgaaatttttctaagtttttgaaaggacttagtcatattttaagctccgGAACTTCAGTGATCCTTAAATCAATGTTCCCAACTCTGAGatgtagatttttaagttgattcaggTTTAGGGATGTAAGGGGCATGTGTAGGAGAAGTTTCGGAATTTTCGGACGAGCGTAAGGGTATGTTTGGATCACAAAAATAGCAGCACCCCACGAAATGCCCGCGTCGCCCGCTCCATTTCGGTACTACGGAGCACGCATCGCGCGCTCCATTCCGGCGCTTCATAGCTCGTGTTGCCCACTCCATATCATGCTCTCGTAATTTTCCAGTTTCTGTTTCCGCGTATTGGAGGGCAATTAAGTCATTTACCTCACCCTAAACCATCTAAAACACTAGATTGAATCCCCCAAAGAGtaatagttatattattattcccTTTTTCTCTCCAAGTAAACCCTAAATCCCCAAAGATTAAGAATCACATTGTAAGATCCCTCAAAATTCTAAGTCAAATTAAGCTTCTTAAAGCTCCTTAAAAGCTCTAACACTTAGAATAATTTAGCTAAGTGTAaaagacttagtcttattttaagccttcaaactttggagaattatttcatgaccttctcGACCTCCGGTTGTTGATTTTCAAGCTGCGTcacgatggggcaagtcaatagtacatctcgggtgagtttcagaatttttgaaatccatttagggcatgtttggatttcaaaatagtagcaACATGCGATTAGCGTGTGACGCACACTGTATTCCACACCTCAGGTCATGCGATAGAGCATGTGACGCATGCTTCATCGCACGCTGCCGAATTTTTCAGCTTCCAGCTCAGCGTTTTGAGGGAAATGTGGTCATTTTTTCTACTCCTATATAAGTCCAAAAACACGTAATTCAACTCTATTTCACCCAAATTATAGTGGTTTCTCTCAAAAtccctcaagaacaagcttaggatttttaagtaaggatccaaattcaagaatatctTCGTaaaatcttcgtagaatcacgtACTAAGGTATgtctagtgttcattcatggattcctttcatccataaagctcaagaaccctattttaagtTGTAaatcatgatgttcatgttgtggattgttaatgttcatgtgattattgttatatgattcccaagttggaatctttatatgtttttatgaaactatgacAACATGTGAATTGAACTCCATGAATTTAGTGGTTTATGATGTGCAatttgatgattatacctatgccctaagttgtgcatgtaaggtgtttgataaaatgcctaagagactagaaattatgtgtTTCTgctcaattgtgacccaaatTATAAATGCATGCTTCACCCTTGTgatcaaaatgacttctatgattttgttgtgcattatgaatgtttgatGGAATGATCATGAGGCTAGTTGATGACATTATACACATTTCCAttcatgtataagattatgataaccatgtactttatgaaatccccaacttatgttattatgaattatgaactttagTCCTATAATCAAGAAGTGTtgtgtcttgtcagtttcatgctatcgagttcgggggtacttgtacccgacaatttagttgtgtgcctagatccagtgtcatgttttcacgatacccTTAGTCAaaccatgatcagtagaattcagtcagtctcatgactcaggaaaaaatcACTAGACTCAGtattagttcagtaatctcagtagtctcatGAACTCATTCAGATAATAGAATTTAGTAATATTTCATTAGTCAACGGAATACAGTGAACTTAGTATAGTACAGTACAatatattcagttcagtgtctattcatatgggagtaggattgaACACCGGGTGAgtccaaggatggaaactcacctactagtagagggtgtgatttttagaagcagtccttgcactccagaactacgtagccagcgtaggttgagatatcctacctgctagatgagggtagatgaggtgtcttaacctattagataaggATTCCTACCGTTCTcgttagagtacctgttagatgagggatcacttatagcttatccttaccagtggcgtagcATTGACaccccttttaattggggttacagattagaccccaaaaACGCTCTAATAGCTTacttaggggcatgtcggttagatgactacttcccacagtcttagtatcagtctcaataataaaactcaaatagttctacagaatcaggactgttagatgcaGTTAACTCAGTTCCgtacgaaacttagctagttccatccgtatcaagactttcagatatagtaacttagttatcagtcatattagttatcattaaactcatgtcatcaatactcagactcaataatcatgttatcacaatctcaattacagttattttgtattcatgcatgtactcacgtccatgttattcaatcagttagtattgttcgtgcatatgaactcatgcattcagcctacctcacttgcataccagtacattccacgtacggacgcatacttttctcttgcgctatggtgtcttatatcatagattcagaaGTACGAGATCCAGAGCATAAGTAGTATTCCAGATTTTAACAGCCAactttagcagtgagtcctcatcattcgaggatgatatgattatttatttatttcattatttcagtttagctttcagtagatggagttagttgggggacatatcttatcaactccttattcggacagtttagaggctttcagactacagtgttttcagactagattcagacttcaatattttcaGGTATTTACTTCAGTTTTGATATTGTGATacctgtcacaccccttttttaccgaaaaagatttgattttaagttcaaaagggtatttattaTTAAGTGGCAACAATgaagatttgttttgaaaaagattttttatattcaaaactcagagtcgccacgttgcataatctggtgtgtcaagtcacctttggaaacccttttcagaacagttttgactctttaaaactggtttgtgaacagagattttggctaagaaattttattgatcgaggggaaggtgttaggcacccctcgatctcgtggttcgatCACGATTGGTTgatggagcatatcggctaattatgacattacaaatgtataaatcacacaaaatataagaaaacaatcaatcaaacatacaaaacaaaataaattcaaaatatagtgttcagttcaattatacagtccaaaataaaaaatgcaaaaaaataaatcctattctaatcTATACTAATCCTAAtacgctcccgtgctttacccaatgcctcaggccttgatcacgagcctcctttaaaaatataatacatcGGGGAATTtctcggtgaataaatacataaaacctCAGGGCATTTCCtggctaaatgaatacacttATATCAAatgcgataaactagaaagaaacattcacatgcatattcaaacattcaaccaaaaaTACAAGTTCTGAATTCGcatacctgaacctacatttgcctatccattcaacatatcataaatttATCACATTGCAACAACATTCATGCTTATTTCGgattaaacaaaaacaataataaatcaaaatcgaTCTATATTCGCCCATGTTATCAaatttctcaattccaccccATCTATCTTTGATTTTATCAATTACACCAAAAAACATTAGTCCAATTCATTTCACATATCACCGAAATCACATCATCAAGCAcataaccataacatcataatatcaacaaaaTCTAACAATCATGATCATGCCACAGATAATCACAACCAATTcaccaaatcaaaataaagaaaagagaatgaGTTAAAGATAATGGACCTCGATAGAACTTTTTTtcgtcgataataaagaaatcccaTTCCAAAATCCTTGAACAAGGAACCCCAATGATAAACGAACTAAAATCAGGATAGAGAGATCTAACCCAAAATGATCTGAGAACCGATggacaatataaaaataaatgactCTAGCCTGGTATCAAAAACCCCCAAAAGCACGATATTAGAAGACAAATCGCAAACAAAAGGAAGCCAAAGTCTCCGAAATCTAACTGAGAGCTGAAAATCAGTCCAAATCTGAGCTATGGTGAGCTTTGACGGACGATAGCTGACAGAAAAAGTTGGATTCCGGTGACTATGTTGCCGGAACGGTAACCAAAAACCATCTCTCCCTCACCCTTCTCACTCTATCTTCCTTTCTTATCATGTGTACAGTCCCAAGAATGGAGGAGCTGTCGTGTGGGTTTGTATTACCTTCTCTGTGTATAAAATTGTGAAGGAGAAAAACCCACTTTTCCCAAAATGCCCAAGAAAGAACgaagaaaatgattttttttcgtGTCTCCCCCCGTGAGATTGTGTGCGTAtgtattatataaaaatgatgagGGTGATAGAATTTAGCGGTCTGTGTGTGTT is from Capsicum annuum cultivar UCD-10X-F1 chromosome 5, UCD10Xv1.1, whole genome shotgun sequence and encodes:
- the LOC107866102 gene encoding uncharacterized protein LOC107866102 (The sequence of the model RefSeq protein was modified relative to this genomic sequence to represent the inferred CDS: added 43 bases not found in genome assembly), which produces MDLKLISCVFFLNLLILVVAYETDARKMVEDNRQQALKENSEIYSFYYKQGADENRQQALKENSEIYPFYYKQGADDNRQQALKENSEIYPFYYKQGADDNHQQVLKENFHQIIALKEQ